In the genome of Acidobacteriota bacterium, one region contains:
- a CDS encoding DUF1365 domain-containing protein, which yields MNLIQTTTSIPTGFSTSCLYECRVMHARLQPKPHRFEYRVFMMYLDLDEIPVLARHLWSFSRERFNLYAFRESDHFIGTAPTLKENIIDFASQHGVDVSGGRVTLLTLPRIAGYIFNPVSFYFCFDRQGAPACAIAEVNNTFHETKPYFVPKIGAHSDNPPRFRLLAPKYFYVSPFSELDFQFEFKLQLPDDSLKIYVNDFNGETKMLVSSLIGTREPLTDARLMWFAFKYPLLTLQVIGGIHYQALLLYLKKIPFHRKSANPTLQRDVIHPHHSIVGRTHETP from the coding sequence ATGAACCTGATTCAAACCACCACTTCAATACCAACCGGATTTTCAACCTCGTGTCTGTACGAATGCCGGGTGATGCACGCCCGCCTGCAGCCCAAACCCCACCGGTTTGAATATCGAGTGTTTATGATGTATCTGGATTTGGATGAGATTCCGGTGCTGGCCCGGCACTTATGGAGTTTTAGTCGCGAACGTTTCAACCTGTATGCTTTTCGAGAATCTGACCATTTCATCGGGACAGCGCCAACCTTGAAAGAAAACATCATTGACTTTGCCAGCCAGCATGGGGTGGATGTTTCCGGTGGTCGAGTTACCTTGCTGACCTTGCCACGCATTGCCGGGTATATCTTTAATCCAGTTTCTTTTTACTTCTGTTTTGATCGCCAGGGTGCCCCCGCCTGTGCCATTGCCGAAGTAAATAACACGTTTCATGAAACCAAACCATATTTTGTTCCGAAGATAGGTGCACACAGTGACAATCCACCGCGCTTTCGCTTACTGGCCCCGAAGTATTTCTACGTTTCGCCCTTTTCTGAGCTGGATTTTCAATTTGAGTTCAAGCTGCAACTGCCGGACGACAGTCTGAAAATCTATGTCAATGATTTTAACGGCGAAACCAAAATGCTGGTCAGTTCGCTGATTGGAACGCGGGAACCACTCACTGATGCCCGGTTGATGTGGTTTGCTTTCAAGTATCCCTTATTAACCTTGCAAGTTATTGGTGGTATTCACTATCAGGCACTTTTACTGTATTTGAAAAAGATACCCTTCCATCGCAAATCAGCGAACCCCACGTTGCAGCGCGATGTCATTCACCCCCATCATTCTATTGTTGGAAGGACACACGAGACCCCATGA
- a CDS encoding FAD-dependent oxidoreductase has protein sequence MTTLAIIGTGIAGLGCAHFLHQRFDLTLFEQNDYVGGHTNTVEADEGGKPIPIDTGFMVYNEVTYPNLTRLFRELQVAVKPTTMSFSVQHIPTGLEFCGSSINHLFAQRRNLLRPRFLIMLAKIDRFNKEAVDALNEHRFQNYTVQQYIEERQYGDDLLNLYLIPMSSAVWSTPPDKMLEFPAVTLLRFFYNHGFLGLYTQHPWLTVDQGAKSYVAKITAPFQKKIRVNQPVVRVTRTSNQVIVQTRDGVTQTFDKVIFACHGDQALRLLGDPTPNEQRLLSAFSYQPNLAVLHTDASLMPRRKLAWSSWNYRIEFDERGKVSPTTIYWMNSLQGVSDKRNYFVSINGEHRINPQHILKRIEYEHPLFSLKAMNAQLELPKLNQISPLQTTYFCGSYFKYGFHEDAFTSALELSRTITGKAIWK, from the coding sequence GTGACGACTCTTGCCATCATTGGAACCGGGATTGCCGGCCTTGGGTGCGCTCATTTTCTGCACCAGCGATTTGATTTGACACTTTTTGAACAAAACGACTATGTCGGCGGCCACACAAACACGGTTGAAGCTGACGAGGGTGGGAAACCTATCCCTATCGACACCGGGTTTATGGTGTACAACGAAGTCACCTACCCCAATTTGACCCGACTTTTCCGCGAGTTGCAGGTGGCGGTAAAGCCAACCACGATGTCGTTTAGTGTTCAGCATATCCCGACTGGACTGGAGTTTTGCGGTTCAAGTATCAATCATTTATTTGCCCAACGGCGCAATTTGTTACGGCCCCGGTTTCTGATCATGCTCGCCAAAATTGACCGATTTAATAAAGAAGCGGTTGACGCTCTGAATGAACATCGGTTTCAAAACTATACGGTTCAACAATATATCGAAGAGCGCCAGTATGGCGATGATTTGCTCAACCTCTATCTGATTCCGATGAGTTCGGCTGTCTGGTCAACTCCGCCGGATAAAATGCTGGAATTCCCGGCTGTGACCTTGTTGCGGTTTTTCTACAATCACGGATTTTTGGGACTCTACACCCAGCATCCCTGGCTGACAGTTGATCAGGGGGCCAAATCATATGTCGCCAAAATCACAGCACCATTTCAAAAGAAAATCAGAGTCAATCAGCCTGTGGTTCGGGTGACCCGAACGTCAAATCAGGTCATCGTCCAGACACGGGATGGAGTGACTCAGACCTTTGACAAGGTGATTTTTGCCTGCCACGGCGACCAGGCCCTCCGATTATTAGGCGATCCGACACCAAATGAACAGCGATTGCTCAGCGCATTTTCCTACCAGCCAAATCTGGCCGTTTTACACACGGATGCAAGCTTGATGCCCCGGAGAAAACTGGCCTGGTCGTCGTGGAATTACCGAATTGAGTTCGATGAGCGAGGAAAGGTGTCTCCGACAACCATATATTGGATGAATAGTTTACAGGGAGTCTCCGACAAGCGGAATTATTTTGTTTCAATCAATGGTGAGCATCGAATCAACCCACAGCACATCCTCAAACGGATTGAATATGAACACCCACTTTTTTCCCTCAAGGCTATGAACGCCCAACTCGAACTCCCAAAACTGAACCAGATATCGCCGCTTCAGACCACATATTTTTGCGGAAGTTATTTCAAATATGGGTTTCACGAAGATGCCTTTACCTCAGCCCTTGAACTTTCACGGACAATTACCGGCAAGGCAATCTGGAAGTGA
- a CDS encoding class I SAM-dependent methyltransferase yields the protein MSSQPDHTNFLESPPSSSPDSSTTVTSAATESFGFYQRIVIGVLESMTRGCLNLEFPDGTNRAFGQPGTANSARLRILNPVFFKKCVLYGDIGFGEAYVDGDWDTDDITRVISWAINNIDTIQVMSGSKGKSWLVNIFGFLNRVYHLMRPNSLRTSRRNIQEHYDLGNAFYQTFLDSTMTYSCAYFAAPDQSLEAAQLAKYDALCRKLKLKATDHVLEIGTGWGGFSRYAAKTFGCRITTVTISEEQFKYAKSLVEREGLSDQIEIRLQDYRHIEGQFDKIVSIEMIEAVGDAFLETYFQKCQDVLKKDGLLALQMITCPDSRYELLRKGVDWIQKHIFPGSLLVSVGRVNQAINRTSDLYLHDLEDMGVFYARTLRIWRETFCQKLDQVRALGFNDAFIRKWLYYLSYCEAAFSMRNISVVQVIYTRPNNPTLF from the coding sequence ATGAGTTCGCAGCCGGACCATACCAATTTTTTGGAATCCCCACCTTCTTCGTCGCCAGATTCTTCGACAACAGTGACTTCAGCCGCAACTGAGTCATTTGGATTTTATCAACGCATTGTGATCGGGGTGCTTGAAAGCATGACCCGTGGTTGTTTGAACCTGGAATTTCCTGATGGCACAAACCGCGCGTTTGGTCAGCCTGGGACTGCCAACAGCGCTCGACTTCGGATTCTCAATCCAGTGTTTTTCAAAAAGTGCGTGTTGTATGGCGATATCGGGTTTGGGGAAGCTTATGTTGACGGAGATTGGGATACCGACGATATCACGCGCGTGATTTCGTGGGCCATCAACAACATTGACACCATTCAAGTGATGTCAGGTTCAAAAGGGAAGTCCTGGCTGGTGAATATTTTCGGGTTTTTGAACCGGGTCTATCACCTGATGCGTCCCAACAGCTTGCGGACCAGTCGGCGCAATATCCAGGAGCACTATGATTTGGGGAATGCGTTTTACCAGACCTTTCTTGACTCGACGATGACGTATTCCTGTGCCTATTTTGCGGCGCCCGATCAATCACTTGAAGCCGCGCAACTGGCGAAATATGACGCGCTGTGCCGCAAGCTCAAGCTCAAAGCCACCGACCATGTCCTTGAAATTGGAACTGGATGGGGTGGTTTTAGCCGGTATGCGGCCAAAACCTTTGGTTGTCGGATTACCACGGTGACCATTTCTGAAGAGCAGTTTAAATACGCCAAATCGCTGGTTGAGCGTGAAGGGCTTTCTGACCAGATTGAGATTCGACTCCAGGATTACCGCCACATCGAAGGACAGTTTGACAAGATTGTTTCAATTGAAATGATTGAAGCGGTTGGAGATGCGTTCCTCGAAACCTATTTTCAAAAGTGTCAGGACGTTCTCAAAAAGGATGGATTGCTGGCGTTGCAGATGATTACCTGCCCTGATTCCCGCTATGAATTGCTGCGCAAAGGGGTTGATTGGATTCAAAAACATATCTTTCCCGGATCGTTGCTGGTTTCAGTCGGAAGGGTCAATCAGGCGATCAATCGAACCAGCGATTTGTATCTGCATGACCTGGAGGATATGGGGGTGTTTTATGCCCGGACGCTCCGAATCTGGCGCGAGACCTTTTGTCAAAAACTGGACCAGGTCCGTGCGCTCGGGTTTAACGATGCGTTTATCCGTAAATGGTTGTATTACTTGAGTTATTGCGAAGCCGCTTTTTCCATGCGCAATATCAGTGTGGTGCAGGTGATCTATACCCGGCCCAATAATCCAACGCTCTTTTGA